The following are from one region of the Mangifera indica cultivar Alphonso chromosome 14, CATAS_Mindica_2.1, whole genome shotgun sequence genome:
- the LOC123196240 gene encoding uncharacterized protein LOC123196240 isoform X4, translating to MLESDSSSALQSCTDLIGNPFSSLHNYKTNFENLKAQVEKHNLVKQRVLHKIEVARRNGEEIDQEVQDWMINVNKLIDEANKIIPDEGKGKKRCFGGLCPNLGIRHQLSKKAENKVKAMVLLLSQGEKFHEISPLSIPEEISSLVTSSQNPFISLRNYKRYYEKLVAEVEKLRDDRDRVKRMMEVSRRNGEAIYEDVLKWVRSVEELVDDTGRTFEDFDQKANGRCFIGLCPDLKTRYNLSNKVVRQLKAVAELQGEGGFDRVSYTIIPPNIWLTSTRGYENFESRMTIFRGLYNTLNDPNINMVGVYGMGGIGKTVLVKQVAAEVEAMKLFDAVVFSEVTPTQDIRKIQGDIADHLGLMFRQEDEWGRAIKLFDRLKKEKSVLVILDNIWTSLDLRRVGIPVGDDHKGCKVLLTSRDCDLLSRMDCQHNFAVGVLDKEEGFGLFKKKAGDSAENQELQPLAIDIAKASGGLPLAVASIAIALRGKGIDTWRNALQSLGRPLSNNFSGILAEVYSSIELSYNLLKGEELKLTFLLCSLMKYMGDFSSMEFLRYGMGLGLFKEISSVEEARNKVYTLIHELKCCCLLLDGHPNEWFSIHDIVLLVAISIASRDQHAFTLRNEAIDRLDKNALRRCQTIFIRDNNNRELPEGLECPHLKFFNLLAQNLIMKIPDSFFTGMTQLTVLKLTKMHLSPLPFSLCLLVNLRTLCLDQCILGNIAGIGDLKNLEILSLSHSDIKLLPKNIGQLTRLRMLDMNDCSKLELISPNVISNLSCLEELYMSNSFLKWEAEELCFEGRNASINELKHLSELTSLEICITDANILPRVLVSKLIRYRIFIGDGWDWFTEYGTLRTLKLKGNTSKRGITRQLNGIEELYLDELSGVDNVLYQLNLTGFSQLKHLHIENNSSLQFIVDPTDREPGLAFPHLESLVLHNLMNLEMIFKGRFTEESFCNLKIMKVEKCDRLKNVFSFSYDRRLQRFQALEPGQAFPYLESLYLHNLINLEMIFKGQFTEKSFCNLKMIKVEKCDKLKNVFSFSIARGLPRLQTLEFNECSNMEHIFFQETFADIYVDDSEEDINYNEVVNKIEFGHIRSLTLKSLPKLRSCCLKVTLFDEVVLEDVVDLDIPLFSETVLFPMLRVLELAEINIQRIWHNQHLSKSSSIQNITHLVLRGCGKLNYIFSSSILQSFVRLQRLEICHCEILEEVIFMEEFSEEVRKGRIFPCLEHLVIKDLEKLTRFCSEIYIEFASLKHLEIEQCPQFKSFILTNMGTGSEETQPFFNEKVALPSLEKMVISGMDNLEVIWNYQLFGHSFQKLKLMEIKNCDKLLNIFPSDMSGRFWQLEELYIHDLPKVRHIWKTEPQVKLSFPKLRLVKVFGCQNLENLFTASIARSLFELEELEMVDCGVKEIVSEEERAESTFRFSFPRITILKFSMLPRLRCFYLGTHTSEWMALKKLEVCDCDNVEIFTSNFPDNQLKVPAKQPLFLGEKVFPNLEELKLSGKAIEKIRQGAFPEHLFRRVEVLIIVRDESAVFPFHAFQRFHNLEKIILRRGSYKELFSHEDVDRQDGQANLLTQIKELKLDELSNLEYLWKQESKQSTLLQNLVILDVWWCCNLIYLVPSSASFHNLTVLEVWFCKKLKSLVAPLTAKTLVQLKEMKIGGCEMMVEVVANEGYAIEEVEINFCKLKSLTLFDLESLGSFCSGNYTFIFPLLEELFVIECPNITFFSSKDLSTPNLLAVQQSWAADVWHWDSDLNTTIQHLHKKRFCS from the exons ATGTTGGAATCTGATTCTTCATCCGCTCTCCAATCCTGCACTGATTTGATCGGAAATCCGTTTAGTTCTTTGCACAATTACAAGACCAACTTTGAGAATCTCAAGGCGCAAGTGGAGAAGCATAACCTTGTCAAACAGCGTGTGCTTCATAAGATTGAGGTTGCTAGAAGAAATGGAGAAGAGATAGATCAGGAAGTTCAAGACTGGATGATTAATGTGAACAAGCTCATTGATGAGGCAAATAAGATTATTCCAGATGAAGGGAAAGGAAAGAAGAGATGTTTCGGGGGGCTATGCCCTAATTTGGGTATCCGCCATCAGCTTAGTAAGAAAGCAGAAAACAAAGTTAAGGCTATGGTTTTACTGCTGTCTCAAGGAGAAAAATTCCATGAAATCTCCCCCCTTAGCATTCCAGAGGAGATTTCCAGCTTGGTTACTTCGAGCCAAAATCCGTTTATTTCTCTGCGGAACTACAAGAGATACTATGAGAAACTCGTTGCTGAAGTTGAGAAGCTGAGGGATGACAGAGACCGTGTCAAGCGTATGATGGAGGTTTCTAGAAGAAATGGAGAAGCGATCTATGAAGATGTTTTGAAGTGGGTGAGGAGTGTTGAGGAGCTTGTTGATGATACAGGAAGGACTTTTGAAGACTTTGACCAGAAAGCAAATGGACGATGTTTCATTGGCTTGTGTCCTGATCTGAAAACACGTTATAATCTCAGCAACAAAGTAGTGAGGCAACTGAAGGCTGTTGCTGAACTCCAGGGAGAAGGAGGGTTCGATAGAGTTTCTTACACTATTATTCCACCCAACATATGGCTTACATCAACCAGAGGTTATGAGAATTTTGAATCAAGAATGACCATTTTTCGGGGTTTGTACAACACATTAAATGATCCTAATATCAACATGGTTGGGGTGTACGGAATGGGTGGCATTGGCAAGACTGTGTTAGTGAAGCAAGTTGCTGCTGAAGTGGAGGCAATGAAGCTCTTTGATGCTGTGGTCTTTTCTGAGGTAACCCCGACTCAAGACATAAGAAAGATTCAAGGAGACATTGCAGATCATCTAGGTTTGATGTTCCGTCAGGAGGATGAATGGGGAAGAGCAATCAAGCTATTTGATCGattgaagaaagagaagagcGTCCTTGTAATATTAGATAATATCTGGACAAGTCTTGATTTGAGGAGAGTTGGAATTCCTGTGGGAGATGATCATAAGGGATGTAAAGTATTGCTAACATCGAGAGATTGTGATTTATTAAGCCGGATGGATTGTCAACATAATTTTGCTGTTGGTGTTTTAGATAAAGAAGAAGGTTTTGGTCTGTTTAAGAAAAAGGCAGGTGATTCTGCTGAAAACCAGGAGTTGCAGCCCTTAGCAATTGACATAGCCAAGGCATCTGGAGGCTTGCCTCTTGCTGTTGCTTCAATTGCAATTGCATTGAGAGGCAAGGGTATAGATACATGGCGCAATGCATTGCAAAGTTTGGGTAGGCCTTTATCGAATAATTTCAGTGGAATACTTGCGGAGGTTTATTCAAGTATAGAGTTGAGTTACAATCTTTTGAAAGGTGAGGAACTCAAGTTAACTTTTTTGCTTTGTAGTCTAATGAAATATATGGGTGATTTTTCCAGTATGGAGTTTTTAAGATATGGAATGGGTTTGGGCTTATTCAAAGAAATCAGTAGTGTGGAAGAAGCACGAAATAAAGTATATACATTAATTCATGAACTCAAATGCTGTTGTTTGTTACTAGATGGTCATCCCAATGAATGGTTTTCTATTCATGATATTGTTCTTCTTGTTGCCATATCAATTGCATCTAGAGATCAACATGCATTTACGCTGAGAAATGAGGCTATTGATCGGCTAGATAAGAATGCGCTTAGAAGATGCCAGACAATCTTCATACGTGACAATAATAACAGAGAGCTTCCAGAAGGTTTGGAATGTCCACATctcaaatttttcaatcttctagctcaaaatttgattatgaaaaTTCCAGACAGTTTTTTCACTGGAATGACCCAACTCACTGTTCTAAAATTGACCAAAATGCACTTATCACCGTTACCTTTCTCACTTTGTCTCTTAGTAAACCTTCGGACATTGTGTTTGGACCAGTGCATATTGGGAAACATAGCTGGTATTGGAGACTTGAAGAACCTAGAAATCCTTAGCttatcacattcagatattaaGTTATTGCCTAAAAATATAGGTCAATTAACTCGGCTGAGGATGTTAGATATGAATGATTGTTCCAAACTGGAACTTATTTCACCAAATGTTATATCGAACTTATCTTGCTTAGAGGAACTGTATATGAGTAATAGCTTTCTTAAATGGGAAGCTGAAGAGCTCTGCTTTGAAGGAAGAAATGCTAGCATTAATGAGTTGAAGCACTTGTCTGAATTGACATCCTTAGAAATATGTATTACAGATGCCAATATTCTACCGAGAGTTCTTGTTTCTAAGTTGATAAGATATAGGATATTCATAGGTGATGGGTGGGACTGGTTCACTGAGTATGGTACTTTAAGAACATTGAAACTCAAAGGCAATACTAGCAAGCGTGGGATTACGAGGCAGCTGAATGGAATCGAAGAACTATATTTAGATGAATTGTCGGGTGTTGATAATGTTCTTTATCAGTTAAATCTCACGGGTTTTTCACAATTGAAGCATCTCCACATTGAGAATAATTCCTCCTTGCAATTTATTGTTGACCCGACAGACAGGGAGCCTGGTCTTGCCTTTCCCCATCTGGAGTCATTGGTTCTTCATAATTTAATGAACTTGGAGATGATATTTAAAGGCCGATTCACTGAAGAGTCATTTTGCAATTTAAAGATCATGAAGGTGGAAAAGTGTGATAGGTTGAAAAATGTCTTCTCATTTTCTTATGATAGACGACTTCAACGATTTCAAGCACTTGAACCTGGTCAAGCTTTTCCATACTTGGAATCACTGTATCTTCACAATTTGATTAACTTGGAGATGATATTTAAAGGTCAATTCACTGAAAAGTCATTTTgcaatttaaaaatgataaaggtGGAAAAGTGtgataagttaaaaaatgtCTTCTCATTTTCTATTGCTAGAGGGCTTCCAAGACTTCAAACACTTGAATTCAATGAATGCAGTAATATGgaacatatattttttcaagaaaCATTTGCGgatatttatgttgatgacagtGAAGAAGACATTAACTACAATGAAGTGGTGAATAAGATTGAATTTGGTCATATACGCTCCTTGACTTTGAAATCACTTCCAAAACTCAGAAGCTGTTGCTTGAAAGTAACATTGTTTGATGAAGTCGTTTTGGAGGATGTGGTTGACTTAGACATACCACTTTTCAGTGAAACG GTTTTGTTTCCCATGCTGCGGGTACTGGAACTGGCTGAAATTAATATTCAGAGGATTTGGCACAATCAACATCTATCAAAGTCTTCTTCCATTCAAAATATAACACATTTAGTCTTGCGAGGATGTGgtaaattaaactatattttttcgTCTTCTATATTACAGAGCTTTGTGAGACTCCAACGCCTTGAAATATGCCATTGTGAAATTCTGGAAGAGGTAATCTTCATGGAAGAGTTCAGTGAAGAAGTAAGGAAGGGAAGAATCTTCCCTTGTTTAGAGCATCTGGTCATAAAAGatcttgaaaaactaacaagaTTTTGCTCTgaaatttacattgaatttgcATCCTTGAAACACTTGGAGATAGAGCAATGCCCCCAGTTCAAGTCATTCATCTTGACGAATATGGGCACAGGCTCTGAGGAGACTCAACCTTTCTTCAATGAAAAG GTTGCATTACCTAGCTTAGAGAAAATGGTAATCTCTGGCATGGATAACTTGGAAGTGATATGGAACTATCAACTCTTTGGGCATtcttttcaaaaactaaaattaatggaaattaAGAACTGTGATAAGCTATTGAATATTTTTCCTTCAGATATGTCTGGAAGGTTCTGGCAGTTAGAAGAATTGTATATCCATGATCTACCAAAAGTGAGGCATATATGGAAAACAGAGCCCCAAGTAAAGCTTTCCTTTCCAAAGCTTCGCTTAGTGAAAGTTTTTGGATGTCAGAATCTAGAAAATCTTTTCACAGCCTCCATTGCCAGGAGCCTTTTTGAACTTGAAGAGCTTGAGATGGTTGATTGTGGAGTGAAGGAGATTGTTTCAGAAGAAGAAAGGGCAGAATCAACCTTTAGGTTTTCCTTTCCACGAATAACAATCCTCAAATTCTCGATGCTGCCACGACTTAGATGTTTCTATCTTGGAACACATACTTCAGAATGGATGGCATTAAAAAAGTTGGAGGTGTGTGATTGTGACAATGTAGAGATATTCACTTCAAATTTTCCCGACAACCAACTTAAGGTACCAGCAAAACAGCCCCTCTTCCTGGGTGAAAAG GTCTTCCCAAATTTGGAGGAACTGAAATTAAGTGGAAAGGCCATTGAAAAGATACGGCAAGGGGCATTTCCAGAACACCTGTTTCGCAGAGTTGAAGTTCTTATCATTGTTAGAGATGAATCAGCTGTTTTTCCATTTCATGCCTTTCAAAGATTTCACAATCTGGAAAAGATCATCCTGAGGCGTGGTTCATACAAAGAGTTATTCTCACATGAAGATGTAGACAGACAAGATGGACAAGCCAATCTATTGACACAGATTAAAGAATTAAAGTTGGATGAACTTTCTAATCTGGAGTACTTGTGGAAACAAGAGTCAAAACAGAGCACATTACTTCAGAATCTTGTTATTCTTGATGTATGGTGGTgttgtaatttgatttatttagtgCCATCCTCGGCATCTTTCCACAATCTAACAGTTTTAGAAGTGTGGTTTTGCAAAAAATTGAAGAGCTTGGTAGCACCCTTGACAGCCAAAACCCTGGTGCAACTCAAAGAAATGAAGATTGGTGGATGTGAAATGATGGTAGAAGTAGTAGCAAATGAGGGATATGCAATAGAAGAAGTTGAGATTAACTTTTGCAAATTGAAGAGCTTAACACTTTTTGATTTAGAAAGTCTTGGAAGCTTCTGCTCTGGGAATTATACTTTCATCTTTCCATTATTAGAAGAGTTATTTGTAATAGAATGTccaaatataacttttttctcAAGCAAAGATTTAAGCACGCCAAACCTACTAGCAGTACAACAGAGCTGGGCAGCGGATGTATGGCATTGGGACAGTGATCTTAATACAACCATACAACATTTGCATAAGAAAAGG TTCTGCTCCTGA
- the LOC123196240 gene encoding uncharacterized protein LOC123196240 isoform X3, whose translation MLESDSSSALQSCTDLIGNPFSSLHNYKTNFENLKAQVEKHNLVKQRVLHKIEVARRNGEEIDQEVQDWMINVNKLIDEANKIIPDEGKGKKRCFGGLCPNLGIRHQLSKKAENKVKAMVLLLSQGEKFHEISPLSIPEEISSLVTSSQNPFISLRNYKRYYEKLVAEVEKLRDDRDRVKRMMEVSRRNGEAIYEDVLKWVRSVEELVDDTGRTFEDFDQKANGRCFIGLCPDLKTRYNLSNKVVRQLKAVAELQGEGGFDRVSYTIIPPNIWLTSTRGYENFESRMTIFRGLYNTLNDPNINMVGVYGMGGIGKTVLVKQVAAEVEAMKLFDAVVFSEVTPTQDIRKIQGDIADHLGLMFRQEDEWGRAIKLFDRLKKEKSVLVILDNIWTSLDLRRVGIPVGDDHKGCKVLLTSRDCDLLSRMDCQHNFAVGVLDKEEGFGLFKKKAGDSAENQELQPLAIDIAKASGGLPLAVASIAIALRGKGIDTWRNALQSLGRPLSNNFSGILAEVYSSIELSYNLLKGEELKLTFLLCSLMKYMGDFSSMEFLRYGMGLGLFKEISSVEEARNKVYTLIHELKCCCLLLDGHPNEWFSIHDIVLLVAISIASRDQHAFTLRNEAIDRLDKNALRRCQTIFIRDNNNRELPEGLECPHLKFFNLLAQNLIMKIPDSFFTGMTQLTVLKLTKMHLSPLPFSLCLLVNLRTLCLDQCILGNIAGIGDLKNLEILSLSHSDIKLLPKNIGQLTRLRMLDMNDCSKLELISPNVISNLSCLEELYMSNSFLKWEAEELCFEGRNASINELKHLSELTSLEICITDANILPRVLVSKLIRYRIFIGDGWDWFTEYGTLRTLKLKGNTSKRGITRQLNGIEELYLDELSGVDNVLYQLNLTGFSQLKHLHIENNSSLQFIVDPTDREPGLAFPHLESLVLHNLMNLEMIFKGRFTEESFCNLKIMKVEKCDRLKNVFSFSYDRRLQRFQALEPGQAFPYLESLYLHNLINLEMIFKGQFTEKSFCNLKMIKVEKCDKLKNVFSFSIARGLPRLQTLEFNECSNMEHIFFQETFADIYVDDSEEDINYNEVVNKIEFGHIRSLTLKSLPKLRSCCLKVTLFDEVVLEDVVDLDIPLFSETVLFPMLRVLELAEINIQRIWHNQHLSKSSSIQNITHLVLRGCGKLNYIFSSSILQSFVRLQRLEICHCEILEEVIFMEEFSEEVRKGRIFPCLEHLVIKDLEKLTRFCSEIYIEFASLKHLEIEQCPQFKSFILTNMGTGSEETQPFFNEKVALPSLEKMVISGMDNLEVIWNYQLFGHSFQKLKLMEIKNCDKLLNIFPSDMSGRFWQLEELYIHDLPKVRHIWKTEPQVKLSFPKLRLVKVFGCQNLENLFTASIARSLFELEELEMVDCGVKEIVSEEERAESTFRFSFPRITILKFSMLPRLRCFYLGTHTSEWMALKKLEVCDCDNVEIFTSNFPDNQLKVPAKQPLFLGEKVFPNLEELKLSGKAIEKIRQGAFPEHLFRRVEVLIIVRDESAVFPFHAFQRFHNLEKIILRRGSYKELFSHEDVDRQDGQANLLTQIKELKLDELSNLEYLWKQESKQSTLLQNLVILDVWWCCNLIYLVPSSASFHNLTVLEVWFCKKLKSLVAPLTAKTLVQLKEMKIGGCEMMVEVVANEGYAIEEVEINFCKLKSLTLFDLESLGSFCSGNYTFIFPLLEELFVIECPNITFFSSKDLSTPNLLAVQQSWAADVWHWDSDLNTTIQHLHKKRKGFA comes from the exons ATGTTGGAATCTGATTCTTCATCCGCTCTCCAATCCTGCACTGATTTGATCGGAAATCCGTTTAGTTCTTTGCACAATTACAAGACCAACTTTGAGAATCTCAAGGCGCAAGTGGAGAAGCATAACCTTGTCAAACAGCGTGTGCTTCATAAGATTGAGGTTGCTAGAAGAAATGGAGAAGAGATAGATCAGGAAGTTCAAGACTGGATGATTAATGTGAACAAGCTCATTGATGAGGCAAATAAGATTATTCCAGATGAAGGGAAAGGAAAGAAGAGATGTTTCGGGGGGCTATGCCCTAATTTGGGTATCCGCCATCAGCTTAGTAAGAAAGCAGAAAACAAAGTTAAGGCTATGGTTTTACTGCTGTCTCAAGGAGAAAAATTCCATGAAATCTCCCCCCTTAGCATTCCAGAGGAGATTTCCAGCTTGGTTACTTCGAGCCAAAATCCGTTTATTTCTCTGCGGAACTACAAGAGATACTATGAGAAACTCGTTGCTGAAGTTGAGAAGCTGAGGGATGACAGAGACCGTGTCAAGCGTATGATGGAGGTTTCTAGAAGAAATGGAGAAGCGATCTATGAAGATGTTTTGAAGTGGGTGAGGAGTGTTGAGGAGCTTGTTGATGATACAGGAAGGACTTTTGAAGACTTTGACCAGAAAGCAAATGGACGATGTTTCATTGGCTTGTGTCCTGATCTGAAAACACGTTATAATCTCAGCAACAAAGTAGTGAGGCAACTGAAGGCTGTTGCTGAACTCCAGGGAGAAGGAGGGTTCGATAGAGTTTCTTACACTATTATTCCACCCAACATATGGCTTACATCAACCAGAGGTTATGAGAATTTTGAATCAAGAATGACCATTTTTCGGGGTTTGTACAACACATTAAATGATCCTAATATCAACATGGTTGGGGTGTACGGAATGGGTGGCATTGGCAAGACTGTGTTAGTGAAGCAAGTTGCTGCTGAAGTGGAGGCAATGAAGCTCTTTGATGCTGTGGTCTTTTCTGAGGTAACCCCGACTCAAGACATAAGAAAGATTCAAGGAGACATTGCAGATCATCTAGGTTTGATGTTCCGTCAGGAGGATGAATGGGGAAGAGCAATCAAGCTATTTGATCGattgaagaaagagaagagcGTCCTTGTAATATTAGATAATATCTGGACAAGTCTTGATTTGAGGAGAGTTGGAATTCCTGTGGGAGATGATCATAAGGGATGTAAAGTATTGCTAACATCGAGAGATTGTGATTTATTAAGCCGGATGGATTGTCAACATAATTTTGCTGTTGGTGTTTTAGATAAAGAAGAAGGTTTTGGTCTGTTTAAGAAAAAGGCAGGTGATTCTGCTGAAAACCAGGAGTTGCAGCCCTTAGCAATTGACATAGCCAAGGCATCTGGAGGCTTGCCTCTTGCTGTTGCTTCAATTGCAATTGCATTGAGAGGCAAGGGTATAGATACATGGCGCAATGCATTGCAAAGTTTGGGTAGGCCTTTATCGAATAATTTCAGTGGAATACTTGCGGAGGTTTATTCAAGTATAGAGTTGAGTTACAATCTTTTGAAAGGTGAGGAACTCAAGTTAACTTTTTTGCTTTGTAGTCTAATGAAATATATGGGTGATTTTTCCAGTATGGAGTTTTTAAGATATGGAATGGGTTTGGGCTTATTCAAAGAAATCAGTAGTGTGGAAGAAGCACGAAATAAAGTATATACATTAATTCATGAACTCAAATGCTGTTGTTTGTTACTAGATGGTCATCCCAATGAATGGTTTTCTATTCATGATATTGTTCTTCTTGTTGCCATATCAATTGCATCTAGAGATCAACATGCATTTACGCTGAGAAATGAGGCTATTGATCGGCTAGATAAGAATGCGCTTAGAAGATGCCAGACAATCTTCATACGTGACAATAATAACAGAGAGCTTCCAGAAGGTTTGGAATGTCCACATctcaaatttttcaatcttctagctcaaaatttgattatgaaaaTTCCAGACAGTTTTTTCACTGGAATGACCCAACTCACTGTTCTAAAATTGACCAAAATGCACTTATCACCGTTACCTTTCTCACTTTGTCTCTTAGTAAACCTTCGGACATTGTGTTTGGACCAGTGCATATTGGGAAACATAGCTGGTATTGGAGACTTGAAGAACCTAGAAATCCTTAGCttatcacattcagatattaaGTTATTGCCTAAAAATATAGGTCAATTAACTCGGCTGAGGATGTTAGATATGAATGATTGTTCCAAACTGGAACTTATTTCACCAAATGTTATATCGAACTTATCTTGCTTAGAGGAACTGTATATGAGTAATAGCTTTCTTAAATGGGAAGCTGAAGAGCTCTGCTTTGAAGGAAGAAATGCTAGCATTAATGAGTTGAAGCACTTGTCTGAATTGACATCCTTAGAAATATGTATTACAGATGCCAATATTCTACCGAGAGTTCTTGTTTCTAAGTTGATAAGATATAGGATATTCATAGGTGATGGGTGGGACTGGTTCACTGAGTATGGTACTTTAAGAACATTGAAACTCAAAGGCAATACTAGCAAGCGTGGGATTACGAGGCAGCTGAATGGAATCGAAGAACTATATTTAGATGAATTGTCGGGTGTTGATAATGTTCTTTATCAGTTAAATCTCACGGGTTTTTCACAATTGAAGCATCTCCACATTGAGAATAATTCCTCCTTGCAATTTATTGTTGACCCGACAGACAGGGAGCCTGGTCTTGCCTTTCCCCATCTGGAGTCATTGGTTCTTCATAATTTAATGAACTTGGAGATGATATTTAAAGGCCGATTCACTGAAGAGTCATTTTGCAATTTAAAGATCATGAAGGTGGAAAAGTGTGATAGGTTGAAAAATGTCTTCTCATTTTCTTATGATAGACGACTTCAACGATTTCAAGCACTTGAACCTGGTCAAGCTTTTCCATACTTGGAATCACTGTATCTTCACAATTTGATTAACTTGGAGATGATATTTAAAGGTCAATTCACTGAAAAGTCATTTTgcaatttaaaaatgataaaggtGGAAAAGTGtgataagttaaaaaatgtCTTCTCATTTTCTATTGCTAGAGGGCTTCCAAGACTTCAAACACTTGAATTCAATGAATGCAGTAATATGgaacatatattttttcaagaaaCATTTGCGgatatttatgttgatgacagtGAAGAAGACATTAACTACAATGAAGTGGTGAATAAGATTGAATTTGGTCATATACGCTCCTTGACTTTGAAATCACTTCCAAAACTCAGAAGCTGTTGCTTGAAAGTAACATTGTTTGATGAAGTCGTTTTGGAGGATGTGGTTGACTTAGACATACCACTTTTCAGTGAAACG GTTTTGTTTCCCATGCTGCGGGTACTGGAACTGGCTGAAATTAATATTCAGAGGATTTGGCACAATCAACATCTATCAAAGTCTTCTTCCATTCAAAATATAACACATTTAGTCTTGCGAGGATGTGgtaaattaaactatattttttcgTCTTCTATATTACAGAGCTTTGTGAGACTCCAACGCCTTGAAATATGCCATTGTGAAATTCTGGAAGAGGTAATCTTCATGGAAGAGTTCAGTGAAGAAGTAAGGAAGGGAAGAATCTTCCCTTGTTTAGAGCATCTGGTCATAAAAGatcttgaaaaactaacaagaTTTTGCTCTgaaatttacattgaatttgcATCCTTGAAACACTTGGAGATAGAGCAATGCCCCCAGTTCAAGTCATTCATCTTGACGAATATGGGCACAGGCTCTGAGGAGACTCAACCTTTCTTCAATGAAAAG GTTGCATTACCTAGCTTAGAGAAAATGGTAATCTCTGGCATGGATAACTTGGAAGTGATATGGAACTATCAACTCTTTGGGCATtcttttcaaaaactaaaattaatggaaattaAGAACTGTGATAAGCTATTGAATATTTTTCCTTCAGATATGTCTGGAAGGTTCTGGCAGTTAGAAGAATTGTATATCCATGATCTACCAAAAGTGAGGCATATATGGAAAACAGAGCCCCAAGTAAAGCTTTCCTTTCCAAAGCTTCGCTTAGTGAAAGTTTTTGGATGTCAGAATCTAGAAAATCTTTTCACAGCCTCCATTGCCAGGAGCCTTTTTGAACTTGAAGAGCTTGAGATGGTTGATTGTGGAGTGAAGGAGATTGTTTCAGAAGAAGAAAGGGCAGAATCAACCTTTAGGTTTTCCTTTCCACGAATAACAATCCTCAAATTCTCGATGCTGCCACGACTTAGATGTTTCTATCTTGGAACACATACTTCAGAATGGATGGCATTAAAAAAGTTGGAGGTGTGTGATTGTGACAATGTAGAGATATTCACTTCAAATTTTCCCGACAACCAACTTAAGGTACCAGCAAAACAGCCCCTCTTCCTGGGTGAAAAG GTCTTCCCAAATTTGGAGGAACTGAAATTAAGTGGAAAGGCCATTGAAAAGATACGGCAAGGGGCATTTCCAGAACACCTGTTTCGCAGAGTTGAAGTTCTTATCATTGTTAGAGATGAATCAGCTGTTTTTCCATTTCATGCCTTTCAAAGATTTCACAATCTGGAAAAGATCATCCTGAGGCGTGGTTCATACAAAGAGTTATTCTCACATGAAGATGTAGACAGACAAGATGGACAAGCCAATCTATTGACACAGATTAAAGAATTAAAGTTGGATGAACTTTCTAATCTGGAGTACTTGTGGAAACAAGAGTCAAAACAGAGCACATTACTTCAGAATCTTGTTATTCTTGATGTATGGTGGTgttgtaatttgatttatttagtgCCATCCTCGGCATCTTTCCACAATCTAACAGTTTTAGAAGTGTGGTTTTGCAAAAAATTGAAGAGCTTGGTAGCACCCTTGACAGCCAAAACCCTGGTGCAACTCAAAGAAATGAAGATTGGTGGATGTGAAATGATGGTAGAAGTAGTAGCAAATGAGGGATATGCAATAGAAGAAGTTGAGATTAACTTTTGCAAATTGAAGAGCTTAACACTTTTTGATTTAGAAAGTCTTGGAAGCTTCTGCTCTGGGAATTATACTTTCATCTTTCCATTATTAGAAGAGTTATTTGTAATAGAATGTccaaatataacttttttctcAAGCAAAGATTTAAGCACGCCAAACCTACTAGCAGTACAACAGAGCTGGGCAGCGGATGTATGGCATTGGGACAGTGATCTTAATACAACCATACAACATTTGCATAAGAAAAGG AAAGGTTTTGCTTAG